The genomic window CGCCAGCCACGTCACAAACCGTCATTCCCGCGCAAGCGGGAATCCAGGGGTGGGGAGGGGCCGCAACGGGCGTATTCCCCGCCGCGCCACCCCTGCCAAAATTGGCTCGGCTGCGCCTCGCAACGGTGCACCCCTGCCGTCAGTCCCGCGAAGGCGGCTGTGTCAAAACTCCGCTTGGATGGGAGGACGACCGCCACGTCCGAACCGTCATTCCCGCGCAAGCGGGAATCCAGGGGCGGGGAGGCGGTGAAACGCCGCTGCAGTGCCCCACCACCACCCCTGGATTCCCGCTTCCGCGGGAATGACGGTTCGGGGTGGCGGTGCCATCGCCGGTTTGGGTGGAGTTTGACACAGCCGCTTCCGCGGGAATGACGACTCGGTGGGTTGGTGCCAATTCTTGTCCGGACGCAGGAGCAACCGTTGCGAGGCGCAGCCGAGCCAATTTTGGGCCGCCCCTTACGACGCACGGCGGCGGCGCGACGCCCCTCCCTCGTCGTCCTCCGGCTCACCCCGCCGCGGCGAAGGCTTTCCTTCCGGCGTAGCGGGCGCGGCGGCCGAGGTCTTGTTCGATGCGCAGGAGCTGGTTGTACTTGGCGGTGCGCTCGCCGCGGCAGGGGGCGCCGGTCTTGATTTGGCCGGCGCCGGTGGCGACGGCGAGGTCGGCGATGGTGGTGTCTTCGGTCTCGCCGGAGCGGTGCGAGATGACGGTGGTGTAGCCGGAGCCGCGCGCCAGGGCGATGGTTTCCAGGGTCTCGCTCAGGGTGCCGATCTGGTTGAGCTTCACCAGGATGGAATTGGCCACGCCGCGGCGGATGCCCTCGGCCAGACGCGCGGGGTTGGTGACGAACAGGTCGTCGCCCACGAGCTGGACCTTGCCGCCGAGGGCGGCGGTGAGCGCCTCCCAGCCCTCCCAGTCGTTCTCGTCCAGCGCGTCCTCGATGGAGACGATGGGGTAGTCGCCCACCCACTTGGCATAGAGTTCCACCATGTCGTCGCTGCGCAGCCTGGCGCCGCCCGACTTCCTGAAGACGTAGCCCCCTTTCTCGTGGAACTCGCTGGCGGCCACGTCGAGCCCAAGCACCACTTGGCCGCCTACCTGGTAGCCCGCCTTGGTCACGGCCTCCAGCAGCAGCTCGATGGCCTCCTCGTTGCTCTTGAGCCGCGGCGCGAACCCGCCCTCGTCGCCCACGCTGGTGCCATAGCCCTTCTTCGACAGCACGCTCTTCAAGGTAGCGTAGATCTCGGCGCCCGCGCGCAGGGCCTCGGCGAAGGAGCGCAGGCCCCAGGGGATCAGCATGAACTCCTGCACGTCGACGTTGTTGTCGGCGTGGGCGCCGCCGTTGACCACGTTGAGCATGGGCACGGGCAGGGTGCGCGCCTCCTCGCCGCCGAGGTAGCGGTACAGCGGCACCTTGTCGGCGACGGCCTGGGCGTGGGCGGCGGCCAGGGACACGCCGAGGATGGCGTTGGCGCCCAGGCGTCCCTTGTCCGGGGTGCGGTCGAGGTCGATCATGCACTGGTCGAGCTTGCGCTGGGCGCGGGCGTCCATGCCCGCCACCCGCCGCGCCAGGTTGCGCCGCACGTGGCCCACGGCCCGCTGCACGCCCTTGCCCAGAAAACGCTCGCCGCCGTCGCGCAGCTCCACCGCCTCGTGCTCGCCGGTGGAAGCCCCGGAGGGCACGGTGGCCCGTCCGCTGGATCCGTTGGTCAGCACCACCTCCACCTCGACGGTGGGATTCCCCCGCGAGTCCAGCACTTCCCACGCCGCAACGCCCTTGATCTTCATCGGTTCCCTCCGATCCGTAGCCGGTTTCCACCTATTCGTAACAGATCAGGCACGGCGTGGACATGACCGCCTGGATTCCCGCTTCCGCGGGAATGACGAATCAGGGGCCAGTTGCACTCCGGACGCCGATAAACCATGATAGAATCGTCCTATGGTCCCGGCGCAAAAATGGTCGCGGCGCGTCGTCAACTACGGCCTTGGGGCCGTGTTGTCGCTGACGCTGTTCTTCTTGGTGTTCGGCGAGTGGGGGCTCGTGCACTACCGGCGCTTGGTGGAGGAACGCCGGCTGCTGGAAGAACGGTCCCAGGCGCTGCAACGTGAGAACGAGATGCTGCGCGAGAAGATCTACCTTATCCAAAAGGACGACCGCTACCTGGAGAAGCTCGCGCGAGAGGAGTTCGGGCTGGCGCGCGAGGGGGAGACCATCTACCTGTTCCCGGCCGGCGGGATTCAGAACGCGGGTCGGTCAGAACATTGACATCGCGTCCGCGATCCCATATGGGGTTAGCCTAGAGCGGGCGTAATTCAGCGGTAGAATGCCAGCTTCCCAAGCTGGACGTCGCCGGTTCGATCCCGGTCGCCCGCTCCAAACTCAGCGCCTTCAGCGCATCCTTCCCTAGTCTTTCGACGGTTCTCCCTTGGCCGGTTTCTCTTGCGCGGCCTCCGCCTCGTCCCCGGCTGCCGCGGCCGCACCAGAACCGGTGCCCGCGCCTTCCGCGTCCTCCGCTTCCGCTTCGCCGCGCTCCTCCTCCCCGTTCGCCGTATCTCCGGCGAGCGCGTGCACCATGCGCTCCACCGAGATGGCGCCCACGGTGCGGCCCTCCACGTCCACCACCGGCGCTTCCTCGCCGGAAGCATCCACCACCCGCGACAGGGCCTCCTCCAGCACCATGTCGGAAGGAATCCCCTCGTCCGCGTCCGGTTCGGCGGACGGCGCGCCTTCCTCGGCCGGTTCCATGATGGAGCCCACCTGGATCACGCGCCCGCGGTTGATGTTGCGTGTGAAGTTGGAGATGTAGTCGTCGCTGGGCTGGAGCACGATCTCCTGGGAGTCGCCGTTCTGCACCACCACGCCGTCGCGCAGGATGGCGATGCGGTCGCCGATGGTGATGGCCTCGTCGAGGTCGTGGGTGACGAACAGGATGGTGCGGTGCAGCTCGCGCTGCAGCTCCAGCAGCAGCGTCTGCATGTCCGCGCGAATGAGCGGGTCCAGGGCGCTGAAAGCCTCGTCCATGAGCAGGATCTCGGCCTCGGTGGCCAGCGCCCGGGCCAGCCCCACGCGCTGCTGCATGCCGCCGGACAGCTCATGCGGATACGAGGCCTCGTACCCGGTGAGCGCCACCCGGTCGATCCAGCGCTGGGCGCGCTCGTCGCATTCCGGGCGCGCCACGCCCTGCATCTGCACGCCGTAGCGCACGTTCTCCAGCACCGTGCGGTGCGGGAACAGGGCGAAGTGCTGGAACACCATGCTCACCCTGTGGCGGCGCAGGCCCTGCAGCGCGGCGCGGTCGAGGGTGCACACGTCCTGGCCGTCCACCTCGACGGTGCCCTCGGTGGGCTCGATGAGGCGGTTGACGTGACGCACCAGGGTGGACTTGCCGCAGCCGCTGAGCCCCATGACCACCTGGATGCTGCCCGTCTCCACGGTCAGGTCGATGTCGCGCAGCGCCAGCACGTGCCCGTGGGTTTCCAGCAGCTCCTGCTTGTCCATGCCCTCGCGCACGTAGGGCATCACCGACCCGGGGTCGGCGCCGAACACCTTGTACAGCGAGCGGATCTGGATATGCGAGGAATCGGTCGTCATCAGCTTTTCCTGCCGCTCTGGATGCGCCGTCCGTAGCTCTGGGTGATGCGGTCGAAGACGATGGCGAGCGCCACCACCGCCGCGCCGTTGAACAGGCCCAGCGCGAAATACTGGTTGGTCACGGCCTGGAGAACCGGCTGGCCCAGCCCTCTCACGCCGATCATGGACGCGATCACCACCATGGACAGGGCCATCATGATGGTCTGGTTGACCCCCGCCATGATGTTGGGCAGCGCCAGCGGTATCTGGATGTCGAACAGCCGCCGCCAGGTGTCCGTGCCGAAGGCGTCGGCGGCTTCCAGCACCTCCTTGTCCACCAGCCGGATGCCGAGGTTGGTGAGCCGGATCACGGGCGCCACCGCGTAGATCACCACGGCGATGAGGCCGGGGATCTTGCCGAGGCCGAAGAGCATCACCACCGGGATCAGGTAGACGAAGATGGGCATGGTCTGCATGATGTCCAGGATCGGCGTGATCAACGCCTGCACCCGGTCTGAGCGCGACATCCAGATGCCCACCGGAATGCCGATGGAGATGGCGATCAGCGTGGCGACGAAGATGATCGCCAGGGTGCGCATGGTGTCTTCCCACATGCCCAGGTAGCCGATGAGGAAGAGCGCCACGGCCACACCGACGGCCAGCCGCTTGCTGCGCCCGGCCACGTAGCACAGCGCGGCCACCGCCAGGATCACCAGCCACCAGGGGGCGGCCAGCAGCAGCCGCTCGAACCAGATGAGGAAGTAGAGCAGGGGATCGAAGAAGCTCTCGATGCTGTCGCCGTAGGTCCGGGAAAACGACCGGTACCCGGTGTCGAACACCCTCTTGAGCTCGCGCAGCGACGCCGCGTCTAGGGTGGGAAATTCTTGCAGCCAGCCAGTCATGGCACCTTCCGGGTTTGCGCCCTTCGACTGCGCGCCGCTGGCGCGCCGCTACGCTCGGGACGCCGTCTTTCCTACGCGTGCGCCTCCGCCCAGTTCTCGCCCGTGTGGACGTCCACCACCAGGCCGCAGCGCAACTCCGCCGCCCCCTCCATGCACTCCTTCACGAGCCCGGTGGCCTCCTCCAGCGAGGTGCGCGGCACCTCGAACACCAGCTCGTCGTGCACCGTGAGCAGCATGCGCGCCACCGGCTGCTCCAGCAGCGCCTCGTCCACCGCGATCATGGCGCGCTTCATGATATCGGCGGCGGTGCCCTGGATGGGCGCGTTGAGCGCCATGCGCTCGCCCACCGCGCGCATGCGGAAGTTGGACGACTGGAGCTCCGGCAGATAGCGCCGGCGCCCGAACATGGTCGTGGTGAAGCCGTCCACCCTAGCGCGTTCCACCTGCGCGTCCAGGAACGCCTTCACGCCCGGGAACTGGGCGTAGTAGGCATCGATGAACTCGCGCGCCTCGCCCACCTCGATGCCCAGCCGCTGGGACACGCCGAAGGCGGACATGCCGTAGGCGATGCCGTAGGAGAACTGCTTCACGCGCCCGCGCATCTCGGTGGTGACCCCGTCCACCGGCACGCCGAACACCTTGGCCGCGGTGGCCGCGTGGAAGTCGTGGCCGTGGGCGAAGGCGTCCAGGAAGCTCGGGTCCTCGGACAGGTGCGCCAGCACCCGCAGCTCGATCTGCGAGTAGTCCGCGGACAGCAGCACGTTGTCCGGCGGGGCCACGAAGGCGCGCCGGATCTGCCGCCCCAGGTCCGCCCGGATGGGAATGTTCTGCAGGTTCGGCGCCGACGACGACAGCCGCCCGGTGGCGGCCGCGGCCTGCTCGTAGGTGGTGTGGATGCGCCCGGTCTCCTGGTTGACCAGGCTCAGCAGGGAGTCGGTGAAGCCGGTGCGGAGCTTGGCCACCTCGCGGTACTCCAGCAGCGTGTCGATGATGGGGTGGCGCCCCGCCAGCTTGCCCAGCTCGGCGGCGTCGGTGGAGTAGCCGGTCTTGATCTTCTTGGTCTTGGGCAGGCCGAGCTTGTCGAACAGGATGCGCGACAACTGCGGGTGCGAGTTGACGTTGAAGGTCTCGCCGGCGTGCTCCTGGACCTTGGCCTGAAGCGTGTCCATGCGTTCGCCGAGGTCCCGGTTGAGGCCGCCGAGATAACCGTCGTCCACCAGGATGCCGGCGTGCTCCATGCGCGCCAGCACCTCGGTCAGCGGGAACTCCAGGGTCTGCGCCAGCTCCCAGCTTCCGGCCTCCTCGAGACGCGCCTCGAGCACGGCGGCCGCCGCCTGCACCGCCGCCGCCTCGGAAGCCAGCCGGCGCCGCCGCTGCGCCTGCTCGCGGTCCTCGTCGCCGGAGTTGAGGAGGTCTCCCTGCACGCCGCCGGCCGGCGCTTCCTCGGCGCCGGCGCTTCCGCCACGGGCCCCGTGCCCGCCGCCTTCGGAAGCCTTGCCGTCCTCCGCCTCCTCGTCCAGGGCCGCGTCGAGATGGCGGGCAACGATGTCCTTGAGCGCGTAGCCGCCGCTGGCGCCGGGGTCCAGCAGGTAGGCGGCGATCTTGAGGTCGCAGCGCACGCCGCGCAGCCGGCCGCCGTTGCGCAGCATCGCGCCGTACAGCGGCTTGGCCTCGTACACCGCCTTGGCCACGCCGGCGTCCGCCAGCACCGCGGCCGCGCCCGCCGCGCCGTCCAAGGGCAGCATCCCCACCTCGCCCGGCCGGGCGCACAGCGCCGCCATGCCGTCGTCCCACGCCACCGCCACCGACCCGGCCGCGGGCACGTCCGCGCCGGAGGCCCACTGGGAGATGGACTCGGGCCGGATCACCGACTCCGCCGCGGGCGGCGCGGCGCCGGGGGCCGCCAACGCCAGGAAGCGCTCGTACAGGGTGCGGAACTCCAGCGAGGTGAACAGCCGGCGCACCGTCTCCGGGTCCCACGGCCGGCGCTCGAACACGCTCGCGTCGGTCTCCAGGGGCACGTCGTCCAGGAGCCGCCCGAGCTTGCGGTTGAGCTTCACCTGGTCGGCGCACTCCTCGATGCCCTTGCGGATCTTGGGGGTCAGCTCGGCGGCGTGCTCGATGATGCCCTCGATGTCGCCGTACTTCTCGAGGAGCCGGGCCGCGGTCTTGTCGCCCACGCCGGGCACGCCCGGCAGGTTGTCGGCCTGCTCGCCCTTGAGGGCGGCGAAGTCGGTCCAGCGCTCGGGGCCGACGCCGTAGCGCTCCACCACCATGGCCGGATCGTAGCGGATCATGTCGGTGACGCCCCGGCGCGTCATCAGCACGGTGACGTCGTCGTTCACGAGCTGCAGGCAGTCGCGGTCGCCGCTCACGATGATCACGTGGTGGCCCGCCTCGCGCCCGCGCCGGGCCAGGGTCGCCAGCAGGTCGTCGGCCTCGTACCCCTCCAGCTCCACCACCGGGAGGCACAGCGCCTCCAGCACCTCGCGGATGAGCGGGAACTGCCCGCGCAGGGTCTGGGGCGTCTCGCTCCGCCCCGCCTTGTACGCCGGATACTGGTCCAGCCGGAACTGCGGCTCGCCCTTGTCCATGCACGCGATCACCGCGTCCGGCCGCTCCTCGCTCTCCAGCTTGAAGAGCATCGAGGTGAACCCGAACACCGCGTTGGTCACCTGCCCGGAGCTGGTCACCAACGTCTCCGGCAGCGCGAAGAAGGCGCGGAAGGCGAGCGAATAGCTGTCCAGGAGAAGGACGCGGTGCTTGGCCGTGCTTGCCTCGGCTGCGCTCCCCGGTCGACTGGAATCATCTCCTTTCGCGGCCATGCAAGAAGTCTACTCCGGGGGGTAAAGGAGGGTCAAGGACGTTTACGAAAACCCTTGAGAACCCGTGCGCGGCGCCGATGTTCCTTTTGTGGGCAGCCTTGACTTTGGCCGGGTTTCTTGGTTCCGTGTTTTGGAACGAACCGTAAACGTGCGCGCGGCGCATCCGGAGATGCCATGATGGGCTTGATCGTTTCCGAACTCTACGATGCGCTGGTCGACGCCGGGGCTTCGCCGGACAGGGCGAAGGCCGCGGCGGGCGCCGTACCCTCGACGGACAACGTGAGCACCAAGGAAGACATCGCCAGGATCGAGGCCAGATTCGACAGGGTCGAGGCCAACATGGCCACCAAGGAAGAGCTGGCAAAACTCGAGGCCAGGCTCGACCGCGTCGAGGCCAACATGGTCACCAAGGAGGAGCTGGCAAAACTCGAGGCCAGGCTCGACCGCGTCGAGGCCAACATGGTCACCAAGGAGGACTTTGCAAGACTCGACAAACAGGTCGCGGTCCTGCGGTTGGCGGTGTTCGGATTCGGCTCGACCATCGTAGGCTTGCTGGTGAAGTTGGCCTTCTTCCCGTAGGCCCGAACCCTGTCCTACTCAGCCCCGCCCCGCCCCTGGATTCCCGCTTTCCAGGCTGTGTCAAAACGTCGTCCGGACAAGAATCGGCGCCAACCCCCCCGATTCGTCATTCCCGCGGAAGCGGGAATCCAGGGGCGGCGAGGCGGGGAAACGCCGCTGTAGTGCCCCACCACCACCCCTGGATTCCCGCTTCCGCGGGAATGACGAATCGAGGAGGCTCTGCCTCATCAGTTTTGACACAGCCTGTTTCGCCGTAATGACGGGTTCCCCGGGGCCTATCCGCCGGTTTTCACCCGCAGCAGGCTCGGGGCGAACTCCTCGGGAGGCTGGTAGCCCAGCAGCTCCAGCAGCGTGGCGGCGAGGTTGGCGAGGCCGGCGTCCGGCGGCGGGGCGAGGCTGTGGGCGCGGCCCGAGAAGTCGCGGATGAGGAAGGGCACGGGGTTGATGGAGTGGGCGGTGCGGAAGACGGGCTTGCCGTCCTGGCGCAGGGGCGCGCCGGTCTTGTCGCGTTCCACCATGTCCTCGGAGTTGCCGTGGTCGGCGGTGACCACCAGGCAGCCCCGGGCGGCGGCCACGGCGGGCAGGATGCGGCCCATTGCGAGGTCGATGGCCTCCAGGGCGATGATGGTGGCGTGGATGTCGCCGGTGTGGCCCACCATGTCGCCGCCCGCGAAGTTGGCGCGGATGAAGCGGTGGCGACCGTCGCCGACGGCGCGGCGCACGGCGTCGGCGGTCTCGGCCGAACGCATCCACGGACGCTGTTCGAAGGGCACCCGGTCGGAGGCGATTTCCACGTACTCCTCCAACGCTTCGTCGAACTTCCCGGAGCGGTTGCCGTTCCAGAAGTAGGTGACGTGGCCGAACTTCTGGGTCTCGGCGCAGGCGAACTGGGTCACGCCGGCGGCGGCCAGGTACTCGCCCAGGGTGTGGCGGATCCGGGGCGGCGACACCAGGTAGTGTTCGGGGATGCCCAGGTCGCCGTCGTAGAGCATCATGCCGGCGAAGGCCGCGTCCGGCACCCGCCCGCGCTCGAAGCGGTCGAACCCGGCGCCCTCGTTGAAGGCCCGGGACATCTCCATGGCGCGGTCGCCGCGGAAGTTGAAGAAGATGACGCCGTCGCCGTCCTCGATGGGGGCCACCGGGCTGCCGTCGGCGTTGCACACGGTGAACTCGGGCAGCACCTGGTCGCTGATGCCGGGCTCGGCGGCGCGGAAGTGCTCCACCGCGGCCGCGGCGCTGGGAAACCCCTCGGCCGCGCCCAGAACGTGGGCGCGCCAACCCCGCTCGACGATGCTCCAGTCCGCCTCGTAGCGGTCCATGGTCACCAC from Deltaproteobacteria bacterium includes these protein-coding regions:
- the eno gene encoding phosphopyruvate hydratase, which translates into the protein MKIKGVAAWEVLDSRGNPTVEVEVVLTNGSSGRATVPSGASTGEHEAVELRDGGERFLGKGVQRAVGHVRRNLARRVAGMDARAQRKLDQCMIDLDRTPDKGRLGANAILGVSLAAAHAQAVADKVPLYRYLGGEEARTLPVPMLNVVNGGAHADNNVDVQEFMLIPWGLRSFAEALRAGAEIYATLKSVLSKKGYGTSVGDEGGFAPRLKSNEEAIELLLEAVTKAGYQVGGQVVLGLDVAASEFHEKGGYVFRKSGGARLRSDDMVELYAKWVGDYPIVSIEDALDENDWEGWEALTAALGGKVQLVGDDLFVTNPARLAEGIRRGVANSILVKLNQIGTLSETLETIALARGSGYTTVISHRSGETEDTTIADLAVATGAGQIKTGAPCRGERTAKYNQLLRIEQDLGRRARYAGRKAFAAAG
- a CDS encoding septum formation initiator family protein, which gives rise to MVPAQKWSRRVVNYGLGAVLSLTLFFLVFGEWGLVHYRRLVEERRLLEERSQALQRENEMLREKIYLIQKDDRYLEKLAREEFGLAREGETIYLFPAGGIQNAGRSEH
- a CDS encoding ATP-binding cassette domain-containing protein; translation: MTTDSSHIQIRSLYKVFGADPGSVMPYVREGMDKQELLETHGHVLALRDIDLTVETGSIQVVMGLSGCGKSTLVRHVNRLIEPTEGTVEVDGQDVCTLDRAALQGLRRHRVSMVFQHFALFPHRTVLENVRYGVQMQGVARPECDERAQRWIDRVALTGYEASYPHELSGGMQQRVGLARALATEAEILLMDEAFSALDPLIRADMQTLLLELQRELHRTILFVTHDLDEAITIGDRIAILRDGVVVQNGDSQEIVLQPSDDYISNFTRNINRGRVIQVGSIMEPAEEGAPSAEPDADEGIPSDMVLEEALSRVVDASGEEAPVVDVEGRTVGAISVERMVHALAGDTANGEEERGEAEAEDAEGAGTGSGAAAAAGDEAEAAQEKPAKGEPSKD
- a CDS encoding proline/glycine betaine ABC transporter permease; this translates as MTGWLQEFPTLDAASLRELKRVFDTGYRSFSRTYGDSIESFFDPLLYFLIWFERLLLAAPWWLVILAVAALCYVAGRSKRLAVGVAVALFLIGYLGMWEDTMRTLAIIFVATLIAISIGIPVGIWMSRSDRVQALITPILDIMQTMPIFVYLIPVVMLFGLGKIPGLIAVVIYAVAPVIRLTNLGIRLVDKEVLEAADAFGTDTWRRLFDIQIPLALPNIMAGVNQTIMMALSMVVIASMIGVRGLGQPVLQAVTNQYFALGLFNGAAVVALAIVFDRITQSYGRRIQSGRKS
- the polA gene encoding DNA polymerase I, with product MAAKGDDSSRPGSAAEASTAKHRVLLLDSYSLAFRAFFALPETLVTSSGQVTNAVFGFTSMLFKLESEERPDAVIACMDKGEPQFRLDQYPAYKAGRSETPQTLRGQFPLIREVLEALCLPVVELEGYEADDLLATLARRGREAGHHVIIVSGDRDCLQLVNDDVTVLMTRRGVTDMIRYDPAMVVERYGVGPERWTDFAALKGEQADNLPGVPGVGDKTAARLLEKYGDIEGIIEHAAELTPKIRKGIEECADQVKLNRKLGRLLDDVPLETDASVFERRPWDPETVRRLFTSLEFRTLYERFLALAAPGAAPPAAESVIRPESISQWASGADVPAAGSVAVAWDDGMAALCARPGEVGMLPLDGAAGAAAVLADAGVAKAVYEAKPLYGAMLRNGGRLRGVRCDLKIAAYLLDPGASGGYALKDIVARHLDAALDEEAEDGKASEGGGHGARGGSAGAEEAPAGGVQGDLLNSGDEDREQAQRRRRLASEAAAVQAAAAVLEARLEEAGSWELAQTLEFPLTEVLARMEHAGILVDDGYLGGLNRDLGERMDTLQAKVQEHAGETFNVNSHPQLSRILFDKLGLPKTKKIKTGYSTDAAELGKLAGRHPIIDTLLEYREVAKLRTGFTDSLLSLVNQETGRIHTTYEQAAAATGRLSSSAPNLQNIPIRADLGRQIRRAFVAPPDNVLLSADYSQIELRVLAHLSEDPSFLDAFAHGHDFHAATAAKVFGVPVDGVTTEMRGRVKQFSYGIAYGMSAFGVSQRLGIEVGEAREFIDAYYAQFPGVKAFLDAQVERARVDGFTTTMFGRRRYLPELQSSNFRMRAVGERMALNAPIQGTAADIMKRAMIAVDEALLEQPVARMLLTVHDELVFEVPRTSLEEATGLVKECMEGAAELRCGLVVDVHTGENWAEAHA
- the gpmI gene encoding 2,3-bisphosphoglycerate-independent phosphoglycerate mutase, with translation MDDDNQPAPLVLRGHPVLPAPAGPVVLLILDGVGVGAGDEFDALSLARTPTLDSLRGDGLLITLRAHGTAVGLPSDADIGNSEVGHNIMGAGRVFDQGAKCVDRAIETGELYDGYWKTLVERVRAGGGALHFMGLLSDGNVHSHEAHLHALIRRADQDGLDRVYVHALLDGRDVPDRTSLVYLERLEAVLAAIRDRGGRDYRIASGGGRMVVTMDRYEADWSIVERGWRAHVLGAAEGFPSAAAAVEHFRAAEPGISDQVLPEFTVCNADGSPVAPIEDGDGVIFFNFRGDRAMEMSRAFNEGAGFDRFERGRVPDAAFAGMMLYDGDLGIPEHYLVSPPRIRHTLGEYLAAAGVTQFACAETQKFGHVTYFWNGNRSGKFDEALEEYVEIASDRVPFEQRPWMRSAETADAVRRAVGDGRHRFIRANFAGGDMVGHTGDIHATIIALEAIDLAMGRILPAVAAARGCLVVTADHGNSEDMVERDKTGAPLRQDGKPVFRTAHSINPVPFLIRDFSGRAHSLAPPPDAGLANLAATLLELLGYQPPEEFAPSLLRVKTGG